A window of Castanea sativa cultivar Marrone di Chiusa Pesio chromosome 1, ASM4071231v1 contains these coding sequences:
- the LOC142617198 gene encoding uncharacterized protein LOC142617198 isoform X3, whose protein sequence is MAKRELSSTLKNLKFMQRAALREENTKKDEDVKPDGNFCSPSTFNRKCVVIMEGDPHPGAIKGRMSFQSFNPSIDKLNEAASSPVSATSTGSQSGGISLSLSTHSKPSLTRHIGVNHVKQ, encoded by the exons ATGGCCAAGCGCGAGCTTTCCAGCACCCTGAAAAACTTGAAG TTCATGCAAAGGGCAGCACTGAGAGAAGAAAATACCAAGAAAGATGAAGATGTCAAGCCTGATGGGAATTTCTGTTCCCCTAGTACCTTTAATAGAAAGTG TGTGGTCATAATGGAAGGTGATCCACATCCTGGAGCAATTAAAGGCCGCATGTCATTTCAAAGTTTTAATCCTTCTATTGAT AAACTGAATGAAGCAGCATCAAGCCCAGTGTCTGCCACTTCTACTGGCAGTCAAAGTGGAGGAATATCTTTGAG TCTTTCAACCCATTCCAAACCTTCACTCACAAGGCATATTGGCGTCAACCATGTCAAACAATGA
- the LOC142607036 gene encoding uncharacterized protein LOC142607036 produces the protein MMHKIYPKKNAYDTFTYPKKKKKETKKSTATEQYQTNKIRGRDSTSDAPREQLALAPASPKAKAKAKAMDSTPTTPQPLPPLSIKSSPRKLPIKRKTPHHHHPDSSSPNPNPKPNFLSPKLESPRDHETSASAAAAAKTPPFKFHRIWTEPDEIRFLQGLLRCNSQGLSFPKDLHLFFDQFSNSMSQPYTKSQLSEKLRRLRKKFRVISARLARGLNPSMLSPHDRALFDLSRSLWSPQIQSYDDNDDDDEEENEEFCGGLGMGVVGAKAVLDVFDQCLKEVRAVLVRRGLLLSANNKSSSKAMDFERRWQEQRVAELDVFARRLRLVLDNSLRRQ, from the coding sequence ATGATGCATAAGATCTATCCAAAGAAAAATGCATATGATACATTTAcatatcctaaaaaaaaaaaaaaggaaacaaaaaaaagcacAGCAACAGAACaataccaaacaaacaaaatcagaGGCAGGGACTCAACCAGCGACGCACCCAGAGAGCAACTGGCCCTAGCCCCAGCTTCAcccaaagccaaagccaaagccaaagccatGGACTCAACACCAACGACCCCGCAACCTCTCCCTCCGCTCTCCATCAAATCCTCTCCTCGCAAACTCCCCATCAAACGCAAAACCCCCCACCACCATCACCCTGACTCCTCTtcccctaaccctaaccctaaaccTAATTTCCTCTCCCCCAAACTCGAATCCCCACGAGACCACGAAACCTCCGCctccgccgccgccgccgccaaAACGCCGCCATTCAAATTCCACCGAATATGGACGGAGCCCGACGAAATCCGATTCCTCCAAGGCCTCCTCCGCTGCAATTCCCAGGGTCTCTCCTTCCCCAAAGACCTCCACCTCTTCTTCGACCAGTTCTCCAATTCCATGTCTCAGCCTTACACCAAATCCCAGCTCTCCGAGAAGCTCCGCCGCCTCCGAAAGAAGTTCCGCGTCATTTCCGCCAGACTCGCCCGCGGCCTCAACCCTTCCATGCTCTCACCTCACGATCGCGCTCTCTTCGACCTCTCCAGGTCCCTCTGGAGCCCCCAAATCCAATCGTacgatgataatgatgatgatgatgaggaggagAACGAGGAGTTTTGCGGTGGTTTGGGAATGGGCGTGGTGGGGGCAAAGGCCGTTTTGGATGTGTTTGATCAGTGTTTGAAGGAGGTTCGGGCGGTTCTTGTTCGCCGGGGTCTGCTTCTGTCGGCCAATAATAAGTCTTCTTCCAAAGCTATGGATTTCGAGAGGCGGTGGCAGGAGCAAAGGGTGGCGGAATTGGACGTTTTTGCTCGCCGATTGAGGTTGGTTCTCGACAACTCTCTTCGTAGGCAATGA
- the LOC142617198 gene encoding uncharacterized protein LOC142617198 isoform X1, with the protein MAKRELSSTLKNLKFMQRAALREENTKKDEDVKPDGNFCSPSTFNRKCVVIMEGDPHPGAIKGRMSFQSFNPSIDKLNEAASSPVSATSTGSQSGGISLRENGSPMDGAESLNTNKSSFKANGDLKRKQSEVVSETQYPSKSPKNVQGNQQSSPSNSKDSFKKPKG; encoded by the exons ATGGCCAAGCGCGAGCTTTCCAGCACCCTGAAAAACTTGAAG TTCATGCAAAGGGCAGCACTGAGAGAAGAAAATACCAAGAAAGATGAAGATGTCAAGCCTGATGGGAATTTCTGTTCCCCTAGTACCTTTAATAGAAAGTG TGTGGTCATAATGGAAGGTGATCCACATCCTGGAGCAATTAAAGGCCGCATGTCATTTCAAAGTTTTAATCCTTCTATTGAT AAACTGAATGAAGCAGCATCAAGCCCAGTGTCTGCCACTTCTACTGGCAGTCAAAGTGGAGGAATATCTTTGAG AGAAAATGGATCACCAATGGATGGAGCAGAGAGTTTGAACACTAATAAATCGAGTTTTAAGGCCAATGGAGACCTTAAAAGAAAACAGTCTGAAGTAGTATCTGAAACACAATACCCAAGTAAATCACCAAAAAACGTACAAGGTAATCAACAATCATCACCAAGTAATAGTAAAGACTCCTTCAAGAAACCAAAAGGTTAA
- the LOC142617198 gene encoding uncharacterized protein LOC142617198 isoform X2, which yields MAKRELSSTLKNLKFMQRAALREENTKKDEDVKPDGNFCSPSTFNRKCVVIMEGDPHPGAIKGRMSFQSFNPSIDKLNEAASSPVSATSTGSQSGGISLRVPGLYWKLSEPSPHILNMPLLVNLSLSTHSKPSLTRHIGVNHVKQ from the exons ATGGCCAAGCGCGAGCTTTCCAGCACCCTGAAAAACTTGAAG TTCATGCAAAGGGCAGCACTGAGAGAAGAAAATACCAAGAAAGATGAAGATGTCAAGCCTGATGGGAATTTCTGTTCCCCTAGTACCTTTAATAGAAAGTG TGTGGTCATAATGGAAGGTGATCCACATCCTGGAGCAATTAAAGGCCGCATGTCATTTCAAAGTTTTAATCCTTCTATTGAT AAACTGAATGAAGCAGCATCAAGCCCAGTGTCTGCCACTTCTACTGGCAGTCAAAGTGGAGGAATATCTTTGAG AGTTCCTGGTCTATATTGGAAGTTGTCTGAACCCAGCCCTCATATTCTGAACATGCCACTGCTTGTAAATCTCAGTCTTTCAACCCATTCCAAACCTTCACTCACAAGGCATATTGGCGTCAACCATGTCAAACAATGA